A single genomic interval of Lacrimispora sphenoides JCM 1415 harbors:
- the metG gene encoding methionine--tRNA ligase — MCKDSNKKPYYITTAIAYASGKPHIGNTYEAVLADAIARYKRAEGFDVFFQTGTDEHGQKIEEKAEAAGITPKEFVDRAAGEIKTIWDLMNTSYDKFIRTTDKDHEEQVQKIFKKLYDQGDIYKGHYEGLYCTPCESFFTESQLVDGKCPDCGREVKPAKEEAYFFRMSKYADRLINHINENPDFIQPVSRKNEMMNNFLLPGLQDLCVSRTTFKWGIPVSFDPKHVTYVWLDALTNYITGIGYDCDGNSSEQFARLWPADLHLIGKDIIRFHTIYWPIFLMALDIPLPKQVFGHPWLLQGDGKMSKSKGNVLYADTLVDFFGVDAVRYFVLHEMPFDNDGVISWELMVERMNSDLANILGNLVNRTISMSNKYFGGIVSDGKSAEAVDEDLKAVVLEEVKKVQEKMEKHRVADAMTAIFNIFRRSNKYIDETAPWTLAKDEASKSRLETVLYNLTEAITIGASLLDSFMPDTSKKILNQLNTEKRDLSQMNEFGLYPSGNKVTDKPEILFARMDIKEVLEKVEAMFGSNEEELKENAKEDSSAVIDIEAKAEIEYDDFAKLQFQVGEIIACEAVPKSKKLLCSKVRIGSQVKQIVSGIKAHYSPEEMVGKKVMVVVNLKPAKLAGVMSEGMLLCAEDAEGNLSLMIPEKTMPAGAEIC, encoded by the coding sequence ATGTGTAAAGATTCTAACAAAAAACCATACTATATCACCACAGCCATTGCCTATGCATCAGGAAAGCCTCATATCGGCAATACCTATGAGGCAGTACTAGCGGATGCCATTGCCCGCTATAAAAGAGCGGAAGGCTTTGACGTATTTTTCCAGACAGGAACCGATGAGCACGGCCAGAAGATTGAGGAAAAGGCAGAGGCTGCAGGAATCACACCGAAGGAATTCGTAGACAGGGCAGCCGGTGAAATTAAAACGATCTGGGATTTAATGAACACCTCTTATGATAAATTCATCCGCACCACGGATAAAGACCACGAAGAACAGGTTCAGAAGATCTTTAAGAAGCTCTATGATCAGGGTGATATCTATAAGGGACATTACGAAGGCTTATACTGTACCCCATGTGAATCATTTTTCACAGAATCCCAGCTTGTAGACGGCAAATGTCCGGACTGCGGACGTGAGGTAAAGCCGGCGAAAGAAGAGGCATATTTCTTCCGTATGAGCAAATATGCGGACCGTTTGATAAACCACATCAATGAGAACCCGGACTTTATCCAGCCTGTGTCCAGAAAAAATGAGATGATGAACAATTTCCTCCTTCCGGGGCTTCAGGATCTATGTGTATCCAGGACTACTTTTAAATGGGGAATTCCGGTGTCCTTTGACCCGAAGCATGTCACCTATGTCTGGCTTGATGCGCTGACCAATTATATTACCGGCATCGGCTACGATTGTGACGGCAATAGCAGTGAGCAGTTTGCCAGATTATGGCCGGCAGACCTTCACCTCATCGGAAAGGATATTATCCGCTTCCATACAATCTACTGGCCTATTTTCCTGATGGCCCTTGATATTCCCCTGCCAAAGCAGGTATTTGGTCATCCCTGGCTGCTTCAGGGGGACGGCAAGATGAGTAAATCCAAGGGAAATGTCCTCTATGCGGATACTCTGGTGGATTTCTTTGGCGTGGATGCAGTCCGCTATTTCGTCCTTCATGAAATGCCCTTTGACAATGACGGAGTTATCTCCTGGGAGCTTATGGTGGAGCGCATGAACTCAGATCTTGCCAACATCCTGGGCAATCTGGTAAACCGTACCATTTCCATGTCCAATAAATACTTTGGCGGAATCGTATCAGACGGGAAGTCAGCAGAGGCTGTTGATGAGGATTTAAAGGCAGTGGTGCTGGAAGAAGTGAAAAAGGTCCAGGAGAAGATGGAGAAGCATCGTGTTGCTGATGCCATGACAGCAATCTTTAATATTTTCAGAAGGAGCAACAAATACATTGATGAAACTGCTCCATGGACCCTTGCTAAGGATGAGGCATCAAAGAGCCGGCTGGAAACCGTGCTTTATAATCTGACGGAAGCCATTACCATCGGAGCCTCCCTCCTTGATTCCTTTATGCCAGATACCTCCAAAAAGATTCTTAACCAGCTTAATACAGAAAAAAGAGACTTGTCCCAGATGAATGAATTCGGTTTATATCCCTCTGGAAACAAGGTGACGGATAAGCCGGAGATCCTGTTTGCCCGTATGGATATCAAGGAAGTCCTGGAGAAAGTGGAAGCCATGTTTGGTTCGAACGAGGAAGAATTGAAAGAGAATGCCAAAGAAGATTCTTCTGCAGTGATTGATATAGAAGCCAAGGCAGAGATCGAATACGACGATTTTGCCAAGCTGCAGTTCCAGGTAGGCGAGATCATTGCCTGCGAAGCGGTTCCAAAGTCAAAGAAGCTTCTGTGTTCCAAGGTAAGGATCGGAAGCCAGGTAAAACAGATCGTCAGCGGAATCAAAGCCCACTATTCACCAGAAGAAATGGTTGGCAAAAAGGTGATGGTTGTGGTAAACTTAAAACCAGCAAAACTGGCTGGAGTCATGTCTGAAGGCATGCTTCTCTGCGCGGAGGATGCAGAAGGCAATCTATCCCTTATGATACCGGAGAAAACAATGCCGGCAGGAGCAGAAATCTGCTAA